The following coding sequences lie in one Candidatus Micrarchaeota archaeon genomic window:
- a CDS encoding peptidylprolyl isomerase, giving the protein MANKIRCAHILVEKESTAKEILEKLSKGESFAKLAGEYSLDGTRKTGGDLGFFGRGMMVKEFENAAFSLEKGQVSGIVRTQFGYHIIKRLE; this is encoded by the coding sequence ATGGCAAACAAGATAAGGTGCGCGCACATATTGGTGGAAAAGGAATCCACCGCAAAGGAGATACTGGAAAAGCTCTCAAAGGGCGAAAGCTTCGCAAAGCTGGCCGGCGAGTATTCACTTGACGGGACAAGGAAGACGGGTGGAGACCTTGGATTCTTCGGCCGCGGCATGATGGTGAAAGAGTTTGAGAATGCAGCATTTTCATTGGAAAAGGGTCAAGTATCAGGAATAGTCAGGACGCAGTTCGGCTACCACATAATAAAGCGCCTTGAATGA
- a CDS encoding SDR family NAD(P)-dependent oxidoreductase: MKTRGNVVLITGGSSGIGLSLAESFVKSGNEVIICGRSTERLEGARAKLPSIHTRKCDVSKEDECRALYDWASSNFKVNVLVNNAGIQRRIDLKKGLEDLENSEDEITINLKSQIYMSALFIPLLSKREESAIINISSGLGFVPLAIFPVYSATKAAIHSFSMSLRHQLRDTTIKVFEVIPPTTDTNLKGARKNDYPDKGIPPSEVAEAAMKGIESDQYEIAVGRAQGLSQGSREEKDQMFKNMNH; encoded by the coding sequence GTGAAGACAAGAGGCAACGTCGTATTGATCACTGGCGGCAGCTCTGGCATCGGTCTCTCTCTCGCGGAATCTTTCGTCAAATCCGGGAACGAGGTCATAATATGCGGGAGAAGCACTGAAAGGCTGGAGGGAGCAAGGGCAAAGCTCCCATCGATACACACAAGAAAGTGCGATGTGTCAAAGGAGGACGAATGCAGGGCCCTCTACGACTGGGCTAGCTCGAACTTCAAGGTTAACGTGCTTGTAAACAATGCGGGAATACAGCGCAGGATAGACCTGAAGAAGGGGCTTGAGGACCTGGAAAACAGCGAAGACGAAATAACAATAAACCTGAAATCCCAGATATACATGTCCGCCCTTTTCATACCATTGCTCTCAAAAAGGGAGGAATCAGCGATAATCAACATATCATCCGGGCTGGGGTTCGTGCCGCTTGCGATATTCCCGGTTTATTCTGCGACGAAAGCGGCAATACACTCGTTCAGCATGTCCCTGAGGCACCAGCTAAGGGACACAACCATAAAGGTATTCGAGGTCATTCCACCCACTACCGATACTAACCTGAAAGGCGCAAGGAAAAACGACTACCCCGACAAGGGCATACCTCCTTCGGAAGTGGCCGAAGCGGCAATGAAAGGCATCGAAAGCGACCAGTACGAGATAGCAGTTGGGAGGGCGCAGGGCCTGAGCCAGGGGTCAAGGGAAGAAAAGGACCAGATGTTCAAGAACATGAATCATTGA